A single region of the Vicia villosa cultivar HV-30 ecotype Madison, WI linkage group LG4, Vvil1.0, whole genome shotgun sequence genome encodes:
- the LOC131594714 gene encoding uncharacterized protein LOC131594714 — MKLAPVTVFLFRDSEGFSSAISESLHPNPSSSFTRLEESFELSLEGYGIKDQKASGNVLHYVDNQGIYKVSVVIMQHYEPPVLACALNEVLNKILKGDDPSTNPTLFVPFLVESSKVKGNSKSLKSDESRPLTYGIQIGQITDIMQTLLKKTQEPPSSLRIQHENFACFLHFVRVMKLPTFFLIGQTSQYLDNKSTKQHEAICEIGEILASSTGLQFSEDKVIWNPKKTSKEIKKPWHDLYG, encoded by the exons ATGAAATTAGCTCCCGTCACAGTGTTTCTGTTCAGAGACTCAGAGGGTTTCTCCTCTGCCATCTCAGAATCTCTTCACCCTAATCCTTCTTCCTCCTTCACCCGCCT AGAGGAGTCGTTTGAACTCTCTTTGGAGGGTTATGGAATCAAGGACCAGAAAGCATCGGGGAATGTTCTTCACTATGTTGATAATCAAGGCATTTACAAg GTGTCAGTTGTGATTATGCAGCATTATGAGCCGCCAGTACTAGCATGTGCTCTTAATGAGGTACTTAATAAAATTCTCAAAGGCGATGATCCATCGACGAATCCTACACTTTTTGTACCATTTTTGGTGGAATCATCCAAAGTTAAAGGGAACAGTAAATCCCTAAAATCAGATGAAAGCAGACCCTTAACTTATGGCATACAGATTGGTCAAATTACAGACATAATGCAAACCTTACTAAAGAAAACCCAGGAACCACCATCTTCATTGCGGATTCAACATGAAAATTTTGCATGTTTTCTTCACTTTGTTCGTGTAATGAAGTTACCTACCTTTTTTCTTATCGGACAAACTAGTCAATATTTGGACAATAAATCTACCAAACAGCATGAG GCAATTTGTGAAATAGGTGAGATTTTGGCTAGCAGTACAGGTCTGCAGTTTTCAGAAGACAAAGTGATATGGAATCCAAAAAAGACATCAAAAGAAATCAAGAAGCCATGGCACGATTTATATGGTTGA